The following proteins come from a genomic window of Myroides odoratus DSM 2801:
- a CDS encoding PBECR3 domain-containing polyvalent protein: MVSEDKELKKLHTAVSAKFNIGDYDSFESKMKTSEDRKRFYDAVNEKGFSLGDYNSFENRLSSKKKDTSDSSVPQQNSESNSGNGSLDYGRRNDGTKKGRGYFGELKMKDGSNDFATEISIGVNINGNEIEIPTLIPTLSESEKKWLLKGNDPNDRSAIGETIIDKAVKHARGRIASNKSPFYDGNVEGTLAWNQQKIKQSNPEITKLFDTYQTAKSVSEEKKQQIAQSVDDEVNQSGWWNNIKAYGKKGFNAMVDAAVSFSGIPKSNHQSIKEKFQLETNPIASELKEVDNQIKQEVANAKKENRPAQTLTDEQRIAKAKQLKVEKEISSQSESQVRSYLKDAQKEVDKFGMSDKDKLNLFQTSELASLSEKDKLNLTQQNIQRLEIDNIQNEVNELVSKAQKGEITEEEYAQRGQELDTRYKGVIQESLNTYQEFVSNQKDIGEAKDNIDVLKRNYGWLKNFADNAGATGLDLTAGLLDVMNWANEANGFESPNATKQIRKASKLLTDTATDVREGIAKPISVENINTLGDFGQWFSNTALASQIPIYAAVATGIGGIGALGVSATGTQWEEMQNEMDKGEGDYNYFQKTLVPLGYGVSETVSAYVDRLVLMNSARIIQSATAPERKMIADGMWKGISNTGKAVAINSTYEGVDEAATEIMQNLMDIYALDKKDVGVFDNVLDASAAGFAMGAIIPFSASVVSKSIKSFSLDSRIDQANREILKLEKALDDSSLSLSNRTIVESQLSKAKLRNQELLEQEVKGISDLSNQEFEAIKRIEKTQSNLKNQAREIQSSDLEQDLKDQIVSNLKQEFEAVENQRVGILNRESNALLNLLPQEEVVRLKDEAGRQLMQEKNPDGTKNITIKDNEISERALENHRKQNLPNETTQTEGIVDDGGTKSSNEQLDPIQEDQNKQDEYSLDNIRSLPIREGFEDTYKEGLDILENTDWNNKEDITKTARELANLLSNKILNLSDERILINLNRKLLNPNNTENILSREYLERRLGFTLKDFSNIENKQDESLKTIKASDNGREYTVSNEEGRIVFKDREGNTPSKRTSNRLALEYAKQTDLTEGRRAHEVEGVTDSSELANMTVKEANKFIAEKSESALEVAETILGNEIEDYRNGVDYKQKVIAENLGHVSRESFIQNSDEVHAKEGGSIPIQYLRKDGTPLDTKAKELSEIAGIEITEQDIVDFILENPTGAQTFLNNGFHSDINSLKSRFEELTGLPATNELLQEVVNQNDNKNKKLENTTSLDFMSDEELLHLHNQREQYEQETVDRSTENSSEISDSRNNAEESRVQQDGPRENKGTESSGSRETERQGRLREVAQNLLNDVIDKAFTRVKGSEIIQLGKFNESAKKVLEDISGLKFKREVTFEINEGELRHSKKRHFSGNENDHRNIPLTKEDYSEIINVVNNPDTVNYIGVDEKTGNKLFEFIKKDSNNNDYVIVQAYGKSGGRLTLKTFFKNQEGIRQRQNAGNPPSANVRNRFEASLPDGTKVQNFLDFDIDFLAKEIDINLSKDLKLDKFIENLDRAIDQLDQFGKENLGMNLPLVVARQALQAMKVAAKTAKSVADIISAGLNAVKETEWYQNLSQKEKTDLDSNFIDYLNKPYETNRNSRNRTKIENEIEQALKEGKTENEILASFDDRMEKMVAKDYFERQKEVDPIKAKKQVDDSFNKAEKKMEELTNPKFDINKLFRNFVTKFFDRQFLPKFILNKAGGRVVRDYIVTAKGASGYAKYLYEKAYDKIYKGLSSNQIKLLDKVIQLRRFIAIDENRRRNNLAAVVHPDYINENVAKSYLESLKQELGEKAYNDLTKRTDAYFDTFKGLLNDMYESGIISKASRDSFFDIDYQPRQFLEFMQNAETETAHLDNGTTGGLGKEQIQKLEKGLDTALVTDSQYLLSRALGVRAKIIAMNNTNRRLADFMKEQAVKVEELKKKDKPTKKEKDIIKYFELLQKRVKENPIIGFTESGNPKYKQTTPNGYANAYYWVNGVKQNMFMEQEFHDQYFDALKRIFSNPDVKEKFAMASGTGLVKSIATGNNPTFFITNTPRDFLFISTFSEEYGKNVLLNMAKLAKDATLGIRDIKKENDTYKNFVKYGGMTDFLMDQGKFKGTNTLNARLPKVDNKTRERWGKFFDAVTLQKLQMYSEIGFRMGVFRRSIANQLKELGLKDISEVQDKRTLDDIYHTAASSARNTMDFNQGGTLTKDMDAFIPYLNAASQGTRVMFDNFRDRPIETTLRVTQAAAIVAPIPIGLSLMFLGGSERGDDEKELSSVELYNKALKGVSKYDRSNYFIIFNGNRSANGEFQYYRIAKAQQLTPFFTMVEGTLQKLMRESVGDKESGNMIEDLNWILQNNISPVEFAITDNLARNPLAKAALSMSTGYDFFREQDISPDRGKVPVSAEGYGSKSVEDFYKKIGETSGWSPARMKAAVESIITTPSTSPYVGMIYGGMDAMFSDKDTEQVMQKFAKDMAKSSVNRVVKETSEYNRRIGNKEKIKEAVEEIEINRLKTKLNFNTLVSDLKEGKITQKEIDKELDKLAENEPFEARRVAKRISDQLKNQKTPAFVFEVKYARSAKEKAVLLVDKFGDALKDPSKLQEKEKEIMILLRRNSAVNSEVWFEYEKLVK; encoded by the coding sequence ATGGTAAGTGAAGATAAAGAATTAAAAAAATTACATACTGCTGTATCAGCAAAGTTTAATATTGGAGATTATGATTCTTTTGAATCAAAGATGAAGACCTCAGAAGATAGAAAAAGGTTTTATGATGCAGTTAATGAAAAAGGATTTTCATTAGGAGATTACAACTCTTTTGAAAATAGATTATCATCAAAAAAAAAAGACACATCCGATTCTTCTGTTCCTCAACAAAATTCGGAATCCAATTCGGGAAATGGTTCTTTGGACTATGGGCGTCGAAATGACGGAACAAAAAAAGGAAGAGGCTATTTTGGGGAATTAAAAATGAAGGACGGGAGCAATGACTTTGCAACCGAAATTTCTATTGGTGTAAACATCAATGGAAATGAAATTGAAATCCCAACTCTTATACCAACACTAAGCGAATCAGAAAAAAAATGGCTACTAAAAGGGAATGATCCCAATGACAGAAGTGCTATTGGTGAGACTATAATCGATAAAGCAGTTAAACACGCAAGAGGAAGAATAGCCTCTAATAAATCTCCTTTCTATGATGGGAATGTTGAAGGCACACTTGCTTGGAATCAACAAAAAATAAAACAAAGTAATCCTGAAATAACGAAGCTGTTTGATACTTACCAAACGGCTAAATCTGTTTCAGAAGAAAAGAAACAACAAATCGCCCAATCTGTAGATGATGAGGTAAATCAAAGTGGTTGGTGGAACAATATTAAAGCTTATGGTAAAAAGGGGTTTAATGCGATGGTGGATGCTGCAGTTTCTTTTTCTGGAATACCTAAAAGCAATCATCAGTCAATTAAAGAAAAGTTTCAATTAGAAACTAATCCGATTGCTTCTGAATTAAAAGAAGTTGACAACCAAATTAAGCAAGAGGTAGCAAATGCTAAAAAAGAAAATAGACCAGCTCAAACTTTGACTGACGAGCAACGAATTGCCAAAGCGAAACAATTGAAAGTTGAAAAAGAAATATCTTCTCAGTCTGAAAGTCAAGTAAGGTCCTATTTAAAAGACGCTCAAAAAGAAGTAGATAAATTCGGTATGTCTGACAAGGACAAACTTAATTTATTTCAAACAAGCGAACTCGCTTCTTTATCTGAGAAAGATAAACTCAATCTTACTCAACAAAATATTCAACGATTAGAGATTGACAATATCCAAAATGAGGTAAATGAGTTAGTATCAAAAGCTCAAAAAGGAGAAATTACAGAAGAAGAATATGCACAAAGAGGACAAGAATTAGACACAAGGTATAAGGGAGTTATTCAAGAATCATTAAACACTTACCAAGAATTTGTTTCTAACCAAAAAGATATTGGCGAAGCAAAAGACAATATTGATGTTCTTAAACGCAATTATGGTTGGTTGAAAAACTTTGCTGATAATGCTGGTGCTACCGGATTAGATCTAACAGCTGGACTTCTTGATGTTATGAATTGGGCAAACGAAGCTAACGGTTTTGAAAGCCCCAATGCAACCAAGCAAATTAGAAAAGCTTCTAAATTATTAACTGATACGGCAACAGATGTCCGAGAAGGAATTGCTAAGCCTATTTCGGTTGAAAATATAAATACTTTAGGTGACTTTGGTCAGTGGTTTTCTAATACCGCTTTGGCTTCTCAGATTCCAATTTATGCAGCAGTTGCCACAGGTATTGGAGGAATTGGTGCTTTGGGTGTTTCTGCTACTGGAACTCAGTGGGAAGAAATGCAGAACGAAATGGATAAAGGAGAGGGAGATTATAACTATTTTCAAAAGACTTTAGTGCCTCTTGGGTATGGAGTTTCTGAGACGGTTTCGGCTTATGTTGACCGACTTGTTTTAATGAATTCAGCAAGAATTATTCAATCAGCTACAGCTCCTGAAAGAAAAATGATTGCTGATGGAATGTGGAAAGGTATTTCAAATACAGGTAAAGCAGTAGCTATTAACTCAACATATGAAGGTGTTGATGAAGCAGCTACCGAAATCATGCAAAACTTAATGGATATCTATGCTCTTGACAAGAAAGATGTAGGAGTGTTTGATAATGTATTAGATGCTTCTGCAGCTGGTTTTGCTATGGGGGCAATTATTCCATTCTCAGCAAGTGTAGTTTCAAAATCAATAAAGTCGTTTTCTTTAGATTCAAGAATTGATCAAGCCAATCGTGAAATTTTAAAACTTGAAAAAGCACTAGATGACAGTTCTTTGTCTCTATCAAATCGAACTATTGTAGAAAGCCAATTATCTAAGGCTAAGTTGAGAAATCAAGAGTTACTTGAGCAAGAAGTAAAAGGTATTTCTGATTTGTCTAACCAGGAGTTTGAAGCGATTAAAAGAATTGAAAAAACTCAGTCAAATTTAAAAAATCAAGCTAGAGAGATTCAGTCGTCGGATTTGGAACAAGATTTAAAGGATCAGATTGTTTCTAATTTAAAACAAGAATTTGAAGCAGTAGAAAATCAACGTGTAGGCATTTTAAACCGAGAATCGAATGCTTTGCTTAATCTATTACCACAAGAAGAAGTTGTTCGTTTAAAAGACGAGGCAGGCAGACAATTGATGCAAGAGAAGAATCCTGATGGTACTAAAAACATAACCATTAAGGATAATGAAATTTCTGAACGTGCTTTAGAGAATCATCGAAAACAAAATTTACCAAATGAAACAACACAAACAGAAGGTATTGTTGATGATGGAGGTACTAAATCTTCAAATGAACAGTTGGACCCAATACAAGAAGATCAAAACAAACAAGATGAATATAGTTTAGATAATATCCGAAGCTTACCTATAAGAGAAGGCTTTGAAGACACATATAAAGAAGGATTAGATATTCTTGAAAATACTGACTGGAATAATAAAGAAGATATAACTAAAACAGCTAGAGAACTTGCAAATCTTTTGTCTAATAAAATCCTAAATCTTTCTGATGAAAGAATACTAATAAATTTAAATAGAAAATTATTAAACCCTAATAATACAGAGAATATATTATCAAGAGAATATTTAGAAAGAAGATTAGGTTTTACGCTTAAAGATTTTTCTAATATAGAAAACAAACAGGATGAATCTTTAAAAACAATAAAAGCTTCTGATAATGGTAGAGAATATACTGTATCCAATGAAGAAGGTAGAATTGTATTTAAAGATAGAGAAGGTAATACTCCAAGCAAAAGAACATCTAATCGACTTGCTTTAGAATACGCTAAACAAACTGACCTTACAGAAGGTAGACGCGCCCATGAAGTTGAAGGGGTTACTGATAGTAGCGAATTAGCTAACATGACTGTAAAAGAAGCAAATAAATTCATTGCTGAGAAGTCCGAAAGCGCCCTAGAAGTTGCTGAAACTATCCTTGGTAATGAGATTGAAGATTATAGAAATGGTGTTGATTATAAGCAAAAAGTAATTGCTGAGAACTTAGGTCATGTCAGTCGTGAAAGTTTTATTCAAAACTCAGATGAAGTGCATGCGAAAGAAGGTGGTAGTATTCCTATTCAATACTTACGCAAAGACGGAACTCCACTTGACACAAAGGCAAAAGAACTTAGCGAAATTGCAGGAATTGAAATTACGGAACAAGATATTGTTGATTTTATTCTTGAAAATCCAACTGGTGCGCAAACGTTTTTGAATAATGGTTTTCATTCGGATATCAATTCTTTAAAATCAAGATTTGAAGAGTTAACAGGACTTCCTGCTACTAATGAGTTATTGCAAGAAGTTGTAAATCAAAATGATAATAAAAACAAAAAACTTGAAAACACTACTTCATTAGACTTTATGTCTGATGAAGAATTATTACATTTACATAATCAAAGAGAACAGTATGAGCAAGAAACAGTTGACAGAAGCACAGAGAACTCTTCTGAAATCTCAGATAGCAGAAACAATGCAGAAGAATCCAGAGTACAACAAGATGGTCCAAGAGAGAATAAAGGAACTGAAAGCTCAGGAAGCCGAGAAACCGAAAGACAAGGAAGATTAAGAGAAGTCGCTCAAAATTTATTAAATGATGTTATTGATAAGGCCTTTACAAGAGTTAAAGGATCTGAAATAATTCAATTAGGTAAATTCAATGAATCTGCTAAAAAGGTCCTTGAGGATATTTCTGGTTTAAAATTCAAAAGAGAAGTTACTTTTGAAATAAACGAAGGTGAATTAAGACACAGTAAAAAGCGTCATTTCTCAGGAAATGAAAATGACCATAGAAATATTCCACTGACAAAAGAGGATTATTCAGAAATTATCAATGTTGTAAACAATCCTGATACAGTTAATTATATAGGGGTTGATGAGAAAACAGGTAATAAATTATTTGAATTTATCAAGAAGGACAGTAACAATAATGATTATGTTATTGTTCAAGCTTATGGAAAGTCTGGGGGTAGATTGACTCTAAAAACTTTCTTTAAAAACCAGGAAGGTATCCGTCAACGCCAGAATGCAGGTAATCCTCCTTCCGCTAACGTCCGAAACCGCTTTGAGGCATCCCTTCCTGATGGAACAAAGGTACAAAATTTTCTTGATTTTGATATTGATTTTTTAGCTAAAGAGATAGATATCAATCTTTCTAAAGATTTAAAATTAGATAAGTTTATTGAAAACCTTGATAGAGCTATTGACCAACTAGATCAATTTGGTAAGGAAAATCTTGGGATGAATTTACCTTTAGTTGTAGCGCGTCAAGCATTACAAGCGATGAAAGTTGCCGCCAAAACAGCTAAGAGTGTAGCTGATATTATTTCTGCTGGATTAAATGCTGTAAAAGAAACGGAATGGTACCAAAACCTTTCTCAAAAAGAGAAAACCGATTTAGATTCAAATTTTATTGACTATTTAAACAAGCCATACGAAACAAATCGAAACTCCCGAAATAGAACGAAGATTGAAAACGAAATTGAACAAGCTTTAAAAGAGGGAAAAACCGAAAACGAAATTCTTGCTTCCTTCGATGACCGTATGGAAAAAATGGTTGCGAAAGATTATTTTGAAAGACAAAAAGAAGTAGATCCTATTAAGGCTAAAAAACAAGTAGATGATTCATTCAATAAGGCAGAAAAGAAGATGGAAGAACTTACTAATCCTAAGTTTGATATCAATAAATTATTTAGAAATTTTGTTACTAAATTCTTTGATAGACAGTTCTTGCCAAAATTCATTTTAAACAAAGCGGGTGGCCGTGTTGTTCGGGATTATATTGTAACAGCAAAAGGGGCTTCTGGTTACGCGAAGTATTTGTATGAAAAGGCTTATGATAAGATTTACAAAGGGCTTTCTTCTAATCAAATTAAATTACTTGACAAGGTAATTCAACTACGCCGATTCATAGCTATTGACGAAAACCGACGTAGAAATAATTTAGCTGCAGTGGTTCATCCGGATTACATAAATGAAAATGTAGCTAAATCTTACCTTGAATCATTAAAACAAGAATTAGGAGAGAAAGCTTATAATGATTTGACTAAACGTACTGATGCTTATTTTGATACTTTCAAAGGGCTGCTAAATGATATGTATGAAAGCGGAATTATTTCCAAAGCAAGTCGAGATAGTTTCTTTGATATCGATTACCAACCTAGACAGTTTTTAGAGTTTATGCAAAACGCAGAAACCGAAACAGCTCATTTGGATAATGGAACAACAGGGGGATTAGGTAAAGAGCAAATTCAAAAACTAGAGAAAGGATTAGATACGGCTCTTGTTACTGATTCTCAATATTTGCTTTCTCGTGCCCTAGGGGTTAGAGCAAAAATTATCGCGATGAACAATACTAACCGCAGGCTTGCTGACTTCATGAAAGAACAAGCAGTCAAAGTAGAAGAACTCAAAAAGAAAGATAAACCTACCAAAAAGGAAAAGGATATCATCAAATATTTTGAACTACTTCAAAAGCGAGTTAAAGAGAATCCTATTATCGGTTTTACAGAAAGTGGTAATCCAAAATACAAACAAACTACACCTAACGGATATGCAAATGCGTACTATTGGGTTAATGGAGTGAAGCAAAATATGTTTATGGAACAAGAGTTTCACGACCAATATTTTGATGCCTTAAAACGCATATTTTCAAATCCAGATGTAAAAGAAAAATTTGCAATGGCAAGCGGAACTGGTTTAGTAAAATCGATTGCGACGGGAAACAACCCGACTTTCTTTATTACCAATACTCCACGTGACTTCTTATTTATTTCTACTTTCTCAGAAGAATATGGAAAGAACGTTTTATTGAATATGGCCAAACTAGCCAAAGATGCAACTTTAGGAATTCGTGATATTAAAAAAGAGAATGATACTTACAAGAACTTTGTCAAGTATGGAGGAATGACCGACTTCCTTATGGACCAAGGGAAATTTAAAGGTACTAATACCTTAAATGCGAGGTTACCAAAGGTGGATAATAAAACAAGAGAACGTTGGGGTAAATTCTTTGATGCTGTTACACTTCAAAAATTACAGATGTATTCCGAAATTGGTTTTAGAATGGGGGTTTTCAGAAGATCAATTGCGAATCAATTAAAAGAGCTTGGTCTAAAAGACATATCCGAAGTTCAAGATAAACGTACTCTTGACGATATTTACCACACTGCAGCTTCTTCTGCCCGTAACACCATGGACTTTAACCAAGGCGGAACTCTAACAAAAGACATGGATGCGTTTATTCCATATTTGAACGCGGCTTCTCAAGGTACTCGAGTAATGTTTGACAACTTCCGAGATAGACCAATTGAAACAACATTGCGAGTTACTCAAGCAGCTGCTATTGTTGCTCCTATTCCAATTGGGTTAAGCCTTATGTTTTTAGGTGGAAGTGAGCGCGGAGATGATGAAAAAGAATTGTCATCAGTAGAACTTTACAATAAAGCTTTAAAGGGAGTGAGTAAATACGATCGCTCTAACTATTTTATTATTTTCAACGGGAATCGTTCAGCAAACGGAGAGTTTCAATACTACCGAATTGCAAAGGCACAGCAATTAACTCCTTTCTTTACTATGGTCGAAGGTACTCTTCAAAAATTAATGAGAGAAAGTGTTGGAGATAAAGAAAGTGGAAATATGATTGAGGATTTAAACTGGATTCTACAAAACAATATTTCTCCAGTTGAATTTGCTATTACTGATAACTTGGCTAGAAATCCTTTAGCTAAAGCAGCCTTGTCAATGAGTACGGGATATGACTTCTTTCGCGAACAAGATATTTCACCTGATAGAGGAAAAGTTCCCGTTTCGGCAGAGGGATATGGAAGTAAATCAGTAGAGGATTTTTACAAAAAAATCGGAGAGACTTCTGGTTGGTCACCTGCACGAATGAAAGCAGCTGTCGAGAGTATTATTACTACTCCTTCAACTTCACCGTATGTCGGTATGATTTATGGCGGAATGGACGCGATGTTTTCAGATAAAGACACTGAACAAGTAATGCAGAAATTTGCTAAGGATATGGCAAAATCGTCTGTTAATCGCGTAGTAAAAGAAACTTCTGAGTACAATAGACGAATCGGAAATAAAGAGAAAATAAAAGAAGCAGTTGAAGAAATTGAAATCAACCGATTGAAAACAAAATTAAACTTCAACACTCTTGTATCTGATTTAAAAGAAGGAAAAATTACACAAAAGGAAATAGATAAAGAGCTTGACAAGTTAGCGGAAAACGAGCCATTTGAAGCTAGAAGAGTAGCTAAACGAATTAGTGATCAATTAAAAAACCAAAAGACACCTGCCTTTGTGTTTGAGGTAAAATATGCGCGTTCAGCAAAAGAGAAAGCTGTTCTACTTGTAGATAAATTTGGGGATGCTTTAAAGGATCCGTCTAAACTTCAAGAAAAGGAAAAAGAAATAATGATTTTGCTTAGAAGAAACAGTGCAGTTAATAGTGAAGTATGGTTTGAATATGAGAAGTTGGTGAAATAA